The Candidatus Omnitrophota bacterium genome contains the following window.
GTGTATGACCTGATAATTCTTATCTAAGCCGGCCTCATCCGCGTCGAAACTATAAGCGTCTTTCATGATAAATTCACAGGCCCTGATTAAGCCGAAACGCGGCCGGATTTCATCGCGAAACTTCGTCTGTATCTGGTAGAGGATCAAGGGTAATTGCTTGTAAGATGAAATGTGATTTTTGACTAAATCCGTAATGACCTCTTCGTGCGTAGGCCCCAGGCACATATTCCTGCCCCTGCGGTCGGTGAACCTGATCATCACCTCGCCGATATCCTTATCACGGCCGGATTTTACCCACAACTCCTGCGGTTGTAAGGCCGGAAGCAATAACTCCGTTGCCCCGCAAGAATTTAATTCCTGTCGGATTATTTTCTGGATATTATCCAGGACCTTTAAACCTAAAGGTAAATACGAATACACCCCTGCCATGAGCATGCGCACTAAACCTGCGCGCAGCATTAACTGGTGGCTGATGGATTCTGCTTCTTGCGGCGTTTCTTTTAAAGTAGGTATAAAATCCTTTGACCAAAACATAACATTCTAACTTTTAACATTCTAACATTTAAACATTCAAACATTTTAACAGCTCTTTTAACAATACATCCGCGCACCTATCGTAAGAAATCTTTCTTACGGGCTTGCCCCTTTTAAACAAGAGTCCTTCTTTCTTGCCAAAGGCAACTCCCAGGTCCGCTTCCTTGGCCTCGCCCGGACCATTCACTACGCAACCCATAACGGCCAATTTTATTGGCCGAGTCGATAGTCGATAGTCGCTAGTAGATAGTCTGTTTTCTAATTCTTTAACCACCTTAATTAAATCGACTTCGCAGCGGCCGCAGGTAGGGCAACTGATGATTTGCGGGCCAAAATGGCGCAAATCCATCGCCCCTAAAATAGACTTTGCTGCTCTGACTTCGGCCTCGGGAATATCTGTAAGGGATACCCTTATTGTATCACCAATACCCTCTAATAGCAAAGCACTTAATGCAATGCTCGTCTTAATTAAGCCCAAATAGGGGCTGCCGGTTGCGGTTACGCCTAAATGAAAAGGATAATCACAAAGCTTAGCCATTTTACGGTATGCCTCTATAGTATCGGGGATATTAGATGCCTTAAGAGAGACTACGATATCATAGAAACCGCATTTTTCTAAAATCCTGATATAATCTAAAGCGCTCTTAACCATTGCCCGGGCAATATTTTTACCCTGCCCGGCGCCCTTCACTGAACCTGAATTTAATCCTACTCTTATGGGAATACGGCTAAGCCGCGCTGCCCTGGCTATCTGCTGAATCTGCTCTTTCTTATAAATATTTCCCGGGTTGAGCCGGATTTTATCTATGCCGCTATCTATTGCCTGTAATGCCAGGCGCCAGTTGAAATGTATATCCGCAACTAAGGGTATGCTTGTGTTCTTTTTAATCGTCTTAAGCGCTTTGGCATCATCGCTGTCTTTTATGGCCAGCCGGACAATTTCACAGCCTGCCTCCTTAAGACCTTCTATTTGTTTTATCGTCCTTGCGGTGTCCGATGTCTTAGTCTTAGTCATGGACTGTATGGCAACGGGATGATTACCGCCGATACGGATGTTGCCGATACGTATAACCCTGGTTTTACGCCTGGGAACTTTCATTTGACGAACCATTTCGATAATTTATCCCCGAAGAATCTCAACAGGTCATTATAGGTGGCAAATAAAGCTATAGCGATGATAATCGTCAGGCCAAACTTTGTAATGATGCTCTCTGCCTTCAGGCCGAGCTGCTTACCTCTTATTTTTTCCACTGCCAGCAATACGATATGGCCCCCGTCCAATACAGGTAAAGGCAGGAGATTAAATATGCCCAAGCTTATGCTCAATACCGCTATTAAGTGTATAACCGCAATTATCCCTAAGCTTGCGGCCTTAGAAGTAATATAAAATATACCTAAAGGCCCGGTGACGGACTCACGCATGGACAGGTTACCCGTAATCATGCGCCAGATGGCTTTATAGGTCAGAGTGGTAAGGTCAATTGTCTTACGTAAAGCGAGGGTAAAAGATTTCAGGAAACCGTATCTGATATTGGTGACTTCGTCTGCGGGCATTATACCGATAAGCCCGACGCTGCGCTTTTTACCCAGTATATCATCAAGCTGCCTCTCTTTTATTTCTACCTCTAATGCATATTCTTTGTTATCGCGTAAAACAGAAAGCGTAACTTTACCTTTTGTTTTTTCATTCTGAACGGCATTTTGTAAATCCTCCCAGACTGTTACCTTCTTGCCGTCTACAGCCACAATCTTATCGCCTGCCTGTATGCCGGCATTCTTTGCCCCGAAACCATCTATTAAGCCGCCTACTTTAGTGGTCAGGGTAGGATACCCGGCAAAGAATATCAGCCAAAAACACAAGAATCCCAGTATATAGTTTAACAAAGGCCCGCAGAAGATTATCTGGGCGCGCTCTGAAGGCGCCTTAGACAGGTATTCATCAGGCTGTTTCCTGTATTCTTCTAAATTATCGCCTGCGAGTTTCACATAACCGCCCATAGGTATTAAATTAATGCTGTATTCGGTATCGCCTTTTTTCTTATGCCATAAAGGCATGCCAAAACCCAGGGAAAATTTTTCCACCTTAACACCCAGCCTTTTAGCGGCGATAAAATGCCCGAACTCATGGACGAGGATAGAAATGCCTAAAATAAGTAAAAAGGTAATTATGGAAATCATATCTTTATCCTAAATTATAAATAACTTGAGCGGCCTCTCTTCTCGCCCATGCATCTGCGTTAAGGATATCTGTTAAACGCGGCGCGGTTATATTGCGGTGCCTGCTGCAAATTCTTGCGATAACTTTTGGTATTGAGACAAAATTTATCTTGTGCTTTAAGAATTGCTCCACGCCTACTTCATTGGCCGCATTCAGGACAGCAGGTATCGTCCCGCCTTCCCTGGCTGCCTTGTAAGCTAACTCTAAACAGGGAAACTTACTGAAATCGGGCCGCTGAAAAGATAAATTTTTAACCGCGCAAAAATCTATATTAGTAAGTTTACTGGATAGCCTCTGTGGATAGGTGAGCGCATATTGTATGGGTATACGCATATCCGTAGCGGACAACTGCGCCAGAACCACCCCGTCAATAAACTCTACCATAGAATGAACCAGGGCCTGGGGGTGTATCAGGACTTTGATTTTTTCAGGCGCTACGCCGAATAAGTGCATTGCCTCCAATACCTCTAAACCCTTATTCATCAGGGTGGCCGAATCAACGGTAATTTTCGGGCCCATCCTCCACCTGGGATGTTTTAAGACCTGTTTTGCCGAGATATCCTTAAAATATTTTTTATTTGTCTTTAGCAATGGCCCGCCTGAAGCAGTAAGATAAATATTCTTTAATTTATTTTTATCTTCAAACCTCAAACACTGCCATATCGCAGACTGCTCGCTGTCTATGGGTATAATTTTCACCTTATGCGCGGATGCCTTGTTCATAATGATAGAACCGGCCATCACCAGCGCCTCTTTATTCGCCAGGGCGATATCTTTACCGTTTTCTATTGCTTTCAATAAAGGTAAAAGCGCCGCTGCGCCGCTAACAGCTAAAACTACTTTATCTATTCTTTTATCCCCGGGCATCTCCTTAAGGCCTTCTTCTCCTGTAAAAAACCTGATGCCTTTTAAATTTATCCGGGACTTTAATCGCGCAGCTGCCTTTACATCTTTTATGCAGACCAGCTTCGGTTGAAATAACTTTATCTGCCGATAAAGCGTGTCAATATCGGAATTGGTGCTTAAGGCAATAACCTTAAACTTATCGCTGTGTGCCCTGATTACTTCCAGGGTGCTCTTACCTATAGAGCCAGTAGAACCCAATACAGCTATGTATTTCATACGGCTTACAGCTTATAGCTTACGGCTTACAACTTTTATTTCAATATGACGCTCATTAAAAAATAAAATGCCGGGACAGTAAAAAGCAGGCTGTCGATAAAGTCTAAAACTCCGCCCATGCCCGGTAAAATACTACCGGCATCTTTTATCTGGCAGTCGCGCTTTATAAGGGACTCGGAGAGGTCTCCTAACTGCCCCAGGATACCCAAAAATAAACCCAGGAAGATAAGCTCTAAATTTTTAAGGTGTAAAAAGGGATTGCTGATCAAAGCCCCTAACACGCTGAAAAATAATCCGCCTACTGCCCCTTCTACGGATTTATTGGGGCTGATCCGCGGGATTAAAGGGGTCTTACCGAAGCGGCTGCCGATAAAATAAGCGCCGATATCGCCTAACTTTGTAATCAGTATTACTGTCAGGACCAAGCCGATGCCGCCGGCAAGATACCTGATCTTAATAAAAAAACTCAAGAACCAGGAAACATAAAGTATGCCGAAGATAGTCGTAGAGATAGCCACAACTACCCCGGAATTATCGCGGCGGCGAAACTGCATCACTATCAAAAATATCAATGCCGAGACAAGAAAAAAGAGCTCCCAGCTCCTGGTAAGTTCAAAACGTAAGAGTATAGACAGAGGAATGATTGCCCCCATCCCGATGCCAAAATACTTATAGATGCTTATCCCTTTCTTCTCTAACATAGTGAAAAACTCATAAAGCCCGATAATGATAAAAACACTCACTAAGAGCCCGAAGAGCCAATCAACAGATATGGCGCAGAAAAACAGGCCAAGGAGCACTATGGAACTGACTATCCTCTTACTTAACATTTAAACCCTCCCGAACCTTCTTTCCCTCTTTTGGTATTCGCCGACGGCCTTTTCCAACTCCTGCTTGCCGAAATCAGGCCAATAGATTTTAGGGAAATAAAGTTCTGCGTAAGAAAGCTGCCAGAGCAAAAAATTACTTATACGCATCTCGCCGCTGGTACGGATTAAAAGATCAGGGTCGGGTAGTCCTGCGGTGTAAAAATAATTGCTGAAGCCCTCTTCGTCTAAACCCTCTAGGTTAGCATCCCCTCTCATTACCGCCTGCGTAAATTTCCTGACTGCATCAATTATCTCCTGCCTGGAACCGTAATTTAAGGCCAGGACGGCTGTCAGGCCCGTATTATCCCTGGTCTTCTCCTGGGCCTTCTTAATCTTATTCTGTAGATATTCAGGTACGGGCTTATCCCTGCCGATTACCATCAGCCGGACATTATTCCTGTGTAATTCATTAATCCTGCGGGTTAAAAAATTATCCAGGTAGCGCATCAGCAGGCTTACTTCTTTTTGGGGCCTGGACCAATTCTCCGCAGAGAAGGTAAAAAAAGTGATTACCTTAATCCCCAATTCGTCTGCTGCCTTAACAATCTCCTCTATCCTTTTTATGCCCGCGCGGTGCCCGGCTGAACGAGGAAGGCCTTTCTCTTTTGCCCAGCGGCCGTTGCCGTCCATGATTATGGCGACGTGTTTGGGGATATTATTTTTATCTAACATTTACTTTGTGTCAAAGTATCAATGTGTCAGAGTGTCAAAGAAAAAACTTTGATACCTTGACACTTTGATACTCTAGCGGTGCACCCGATAATCTATATCCGGGAATATATTATCCTTGTATTCAATACCAGAGAGCCAGCCTTCGTCAATGCTATTTGAATTTATATCTTCGTAAAGGCGCGTAAATCTTAAGATGTGTTCTTTGGTGCGGCAGATAGCGTAACTGGTGTGCGTGCCTGTGCCCAGGATAAACGCCCAGTCCGAACTCTGGGCCAGCAGCAACTCCCTTAAGGCCTGGTTCAACGCCCTCTTTAATATGCCATTGGTATGGGGAAACTTTTTTACCAGTTCTGTCATCCTAAAAGACGCGCTATGCAGGTGAGGGTATATCCAGTCGTTGGTCCCTTGCAGCCACATTTCGCTATACCCCTTCCAGCCCCAGCTGGATAAAGAAGGCGAAACTACCTGGTTACGCGGGTTCTCGGCTAAATATTCGCTGGGCGTAATCAGGCGGATATTTTTCTGGTCAAAGCAGATCTTGCGCATGAGAAATTCAAGCCAGAGAGGGCCTTCATACCACCAATGGCCGAACAATTCGGCATCATAAGGAGAAATAATCAGGGGCTTTTTCTGCATAAAGGCATAAAGATGCTCCGCCTGTTTTTCGCGGTTAAACATAAAATTACCTGCCTGCTCTGCGGCCTTCTCCCTCGCCCAATGAGGGTTATAAGGTTCCTTATTATCGCTGCCGGTAATACGGTAGTATTTTATGCCTGTGCTAATCCTGACGCCGTCAGGATGGATATAGGGCTTTATATATTCGTAATCCAGGTCAAAACCAATATCACGGTAGAACTCACGATAAGAGTAATCTCCCGGATACCCCTCGATAGACGACCAGACTTGTTTAGAAGACTCCAGGTCCCTGCCAAAACAGGCTACACCCGAGCCCCGGCAATAAACAGGAGCGAATACCCCGTATTTAGGCCTAGGCGTTGCGTGCAATACGGCGTGGGCATCAGTAAAAAAATAATTTAACCCCGCCTCTTTAAAAATTTCGTCGTGGCCGGGATGATAGCCGCACTCCGGAAGCCATATACCTCTGGGCCTCCTGCCAAAATGAGCCTGGTAATGGCTGACAGCGACCTTTACCTGCGCCCTTACTGATTCCTTGCAGATATCCATAAGCGGGAAATAACCATGCGTTGCCCCGCAAGTAATAATTTCAAGCTTCCCTTTATCCTGCAGGTCCTTAAAAGGAATAATCAGGTTCCGTCCGAATCTTTCAAAGGTAGCGCGGGCTTTATAGAAGTTGTCTAAATACATCTGGGCCAGAGAGTGGAATTCCTGCTGCCAACGCGTGCGTTCTACCTCCTTATGCGCCAACTCAATAAGCCTGTTGATGTG
Protein-coding sequences here:
- the ispG gene encoding flavodoxin-dependent (E)-4-hydroxy-3-methylbut-2-enyl-diphosphate synthase, which translates into the protein MKVPRRKTRVIRIGNIRIGGNHPVAIQSMTKTKTSDTARTIKQIEGLKEAGCEIVRLAIKDSDDAKALKTIKKNTSIPLVADIHFNWRLALQAIDSGIDKIRLNPGNIYKKEQIQQIARAARLSRIPIRVGLNSGSVKGAGQGKNIARAMVKSALDYIRILEKCGFYDIVVSLKASNIPDTIEAYRKMAKLCDYPFHLGVTATGSPYLGLIKTSIALSALLLEGIGDTIRVSLTDIPEAEVRAAKSILGAMDLRHFGPQIISCPTCGRCEVDLIKVVKELENRLSTSDYRLSTRPIKLAVMGCVVNGPGEAKEADLGVAFGKKEGLLFKRGKPVRKISYDRCADVLLKELLKCLNV
- the rseP gene encoding RIP metalloprotease RseP, which encodes MISIITFLLILGISILVHEFGHFIAAKRLGVKVEKFSLGFGMPLWHKKKGDTEYSINLIPMGGYVKLAGDNLEEYRKQPDEYLSKAPSERAQIIFCGPLLNYILGFLCFWLIFFAGYPTLTTKVGGLIDGFGAKNAGIQAGDKIVAVDGKKVTVWEDLQNAVQNEKTKGKVTLSVLRDNKEYALEVEIKERQLDDILGKKRSVGLIGIMPADEVTNIRYGFLKSFTLALRKTIDLTTLTYKAIWRMITGNLSMRESVTGPLGIFYITSKAASLGIIAVIHLIAVLSISLGIFNLLPLPVLDGGHIVLLAVEKIRGKQLGLKAESIITKFGLTIIIAIALFATYNDLLRFFGDKLSKWFVK
- a CDS encoding 1-deoxy-D-xylulose-5-phosphate reductoisomerase, giving the protein MKYIAVLGSTGSIGKSTLEVIRAHSDKFKVIALSTNSDIDTLYRQIKLFQPKLVCIKDVKAAARLKSRINLKGIRFFTGEEGLKEMPGDKRIDKVVLAVSGAAALLPLLKAIENGKDIALANKEALVMAGSIIMNKASAHKVKIIPIDSEQSAIWQCLRFEDKNKLKNIYLTASGGPLLKTNKKYFKDISAKQVLKHPRWRMGPKITVDSATLMNKGLEVLEAMHLFGVAPEKIKVLIHPQALVHSMVEFIDGVVLAQLSATDMRIPIQYALTYPQRLSSKLTNIDFCAVKNLSFQRPDFSKFPCLELAYKAAREGGTIPAVLNAANEVGVEQFLKHKINFVSIPKVIARICSRHRNITAPRLTDILNADAWARREAAQVIYNLG
- a CDS encoding phosphatidate cytidylyltransferase; translation: MLSKRIVSSIVLLGLFFCAISVDWLFGLLVSVFIIIGLYEFFTMLEKKGISIYKYFGIGMGAIIPLSILLRFELTRSWELFFLVSALIFLIVMQFRRRDNSGVVVAISTTIFGILYVSWFLSFFIKIRYLAGGIGLVLTVILITKLGDIGAYFIGSRFGKTPLIPRISPNKSVEGAVGGLFFSVLGALISNPFLHLKNLELIFLGLFLGILGQLGDLSESLIKRDCQIKDAGSILPGMGGVLDFIDSLLFTVPAFYFLMSVILK
- a CDS encoding isoprenyl transferase, encoding MLDKNNIPKHVAIIMDGNGRWAKEKGLPRSAGHRAGIKRIEEIVKAADELGIKVITFFTFSAENWSRPQKEVSLLMRYLDNFLTRRINELHRNNVRLMVIGRDKPVPEYLQNKIKKAQEKTRDNTGLTAVLALNYGSRQEIIDAVRKFTQAVMRGDANLEGLDEEGFSNYFYTAGLPDPDLLIRTSGEMRISNFLLWQLSYAELYFPKIYWPDFGKQELEKAVGEYQKRERRFGRV
- a CDS encoding DUF1957 domain-containing protein — encoded protein: MHRGYLCLVLHSHLPYVRHPEHENFLEEDWLYEAITETYIPLILALERLENDKVDFRLTMSLSPTLISMLTDALLQERYLRHINRLIELAHKEVERTRWQQEFHSLAQMYLDNFYKARATFERFGRNLIIPFKDLQDKGKLEIITCGATHGYFPLMDICKESVRAQVKVAVSHYQAHFGRRPRGIWLPECGYHPGHDEIFKEAGLNYFFTDAHAVLHATPRPKYGVFAPVYCRGSGVACFGRDLESSKQVWSSIEGYPGDYSYREFYRDIGFDLDYEYIKPYIHPDGVRISTGIKYYRITGSDNKEPYNPHWAREKAAEQAGNFMFNREKQAEHLYAFMQKKPLIISPYDAELFGHWWYEGPLWLEFLMRKICFDQKNIRLITPSEYLAENPRNQVVSPSLSSWGWKGYSEMWLQGTNDWIYPHLHSASFRMTELVKKFPHTNGILKRALNQALRELLLAQSSDWAFILGTGTHTSYAICRTKEHILRFTRLYEDINSNSIDEGWLSGIEYKDNIFPDIDYRVHR